The sequence TTGCTGCGAAAGCGGTTCCGCTTGAATTGAATAGGTGGTGCTACTGGCTGAAATCGCTAACGTGTATCGGCTGGTGTCGGTATCGCAAAACAAACATGTCCCTCCAGAAATAATACTATCAGCGGCCGACGCGTAGTTTCCCGTATACAGGGTCTCCATCTCCAATTGAATCTTGGTCATGTCGGCCATAGCGGTGACTCGATGCGCCTTAATTACATGGTCTGTATAACTTGGATAGGCAATGGCGCCGAGTATCCCCACGATGGCGACAGCGATCAATAATTCGATCAATGTCATCCCTCTAATGCTTAAGTTGTTGTTGTTGCATATATTTCTTCGAATCATCGCGAGTAGTTTCCTTTCATATCTCTGTCTATTTTTCTCCGGTGGTAGCATCGGCGCAAGATTAAATACGGTTACGCATCAGATTACATAGGAATTTGGGAAATGACTCGCGGGTTTACTTTATTAGAGCTGTTAATAACGGTATCGGTTTTGTCGATTCTGATAGCCACGGCTGCCCCGAGTTTTAGTTCGGTGCTAGCTTCAACGAAAATCAAGAGGCTTGCACCCGAGGTTCATGGCTTCTTAATTGCAGCGAGGTCAGAGGCCATAACTCGGAATCAAGAAGTTTATTTGTTCTTTTTAGTGTCCGGCAACTCAGGAGCTGTTAATAACTCCGATGGCGATTGGGATTTGGTTTTAAGTAGTTCTGCATCTTATGACCCTACAAATGTTCTTATGTGGTTGGATGGTTCTCCGTATCAGGATATAGAAGTGTCCTTTAATTTTTTCAATCAAAATTCAATATCGATCGAGGGTGTCAGGGGCCGCTTCAGCAATGGCAATATTTCGATAGCATCTATGAGTAAATTAACGGAGGTGTTGTCAATAAAGGCATCAAATGTTTCGGGGAGGATTAGGATTTGTAGTAGCGATCCCAATGAAAATGGACGTAACAGTATAGGTAACCACGGTTATGAGATCTGTTAACTCGTATGTTAAGGGCAGCACACTAATCGAAATGATGGTGGCTTCAGTTATTGGAATCATCGCAATTGGGACTATAGGTTCTGTATTCATTACTAATCAACGAATCTCTTCAGAAAATAGCTTAGAGCTTTTGTTATCACAAAACTTATTTTCCGCCACTCAAATGATGAAGGAGGAAATTTGGCGCGCTGGTTATGACTCAGATTCGGGGATATCGATTAAGTTATCGGGAGCTACAAATACAATTTATGTTAATCAGGTAAGCGTTGATGAGGCGTATATTGGTTTTGCTTATTTGAAGGATGGTGCATCGTCAGCGTATCGAAACATTGTCTATCAATTCAAAGAAAATAAGCTCAACTATTGCTTGGGAGAGTCTGGTGAGCTTTTGGCAATTAATGAAAAACCATTTGGGACGGCTAGTGGCGCAGTTTCAATGAAGTGTGAAAGCGTGTTCTTTGATCGTCAAATTCAAGTTGATGCTTTATTTGTTGAGGCTAAAGAGCTTTCAACAGGATCTTCGGTTTCTCAAAAAGTAGACATTGAGTTAAAGGCGTCTTTGGTAAATGCCGATGTTAGTCATGAAGTGAGAACTTCCGTTGTTCAGAGGAATTGGCAATGAAGCGATGTAAGCAGGGAGGATTTATCACTCTGTTGTTGGTTAGCGTTCTTCTTGTTGGAACATTAATCGCTTCTTTCGGGAATTTTAAAGTTCTCTTTTATCAAATCAAGCGAGCACAAAATGAAGTTCAGGCACGTAAAGCTCATTGGTTAGCAGAAGGTGGTTTAGAGTGTGGTTTCACTTACATCGCTGAAAATGATCTGACTGCTATTCCCAATGATTTAATGGATCATTGTCAGCAATCGAAAGTCGTTACGTTGGAATCAGAAGCCCTCACACCGAATGTATTGGTATCGAGCTCTGAGTCTTTATCGTTGAACAAAGAGATTAGCTTTGAAGACGCTTCGGGATTAGGAGTAATGCAAACCAATTCGAGTTTAGAATTTATTTCTGATCACAACATCGACATTAATCCTGATATTGCTCTTACTGCTGTTGATGGTATTAACGAGTGTGTCTCTGTTCGATTTTTAGATAGTGTCATCTATAAACAAAAGGGAGGAGGACGCTTAAAGACCATAACTCCAGAGTCACCTCCTTTTCCTTCCTTCGAGTCTTGCCAACAAACCACCAATATTAGCAGTGATGCAATTATCGACTCTTTGGGTT is a genomic window of Vibrio sp. FE10 containing:
- a CDS encoding type IV pilin protein, which gives rise to MIRRNICNNNNLSIRGMTLIELLIAVAIVGILGAIAYPSYTDHVIKAHRVTAMADMTKIQLEMETLYTGNYASAADSIISGGTCLFCDTDTSRYTLAISASSTTYSIQAEPLSQQVNDECLDSNTDKLELHHSGVSEPEACWK
- a CDS encoding GspH/FimT family pseudopilin, with translation MTRGFTLLELLITVSVLSILIATAAPSFSSVLASTKIKRLAPEVHGFLIAARSEAITRNQEVYLFFLVSGNSGAVNNSDGDWDLVLSSSASYDPTNVLMWLDGSPYQDIEVSFNFFNQNSISIEGVRGRFSNGNISIASMSKLTEVLSIKASNVSGRIRICSSDPNENGRNSIGNHGYEIC
- a CDS encoding PilW family protein; the protein is MRSVNSYVKGSTLIEMMVASVIGIIAIGTIGSVFITNQRISSENSLELLLSQNLFSATQMMKEEIWRAGYDSDSGISIKLSGATNTIYVNQVSVDEAYIGFAYLKDGASSAYRNIVYQFKENKLNYCLGESGELLAINEKPFGTASGAVSMKCESVFFDRQIQVDALFVEAKELSTGSSVSQKVDIELKASLVNADVSHEVRTSVVQRNWQ